The following are from one region of the Capsicum annuum cultivar UCD-10X-F1 chromosome 1, UCD10Xv1.1, whole genome shotgun sequence genome:
- the LOC107873859 gene encoding F-box/kelch-repeat protein At1g55270 isoform X2 yields the protein MDQTIERSPNAHRGFRVQAPLVDSVSCYCKVDSGFKTVAGARKFVPGSKICIQPDINPHAHKTKNSRRERSRVQPPLLPGLPDDLAIACLIRVPRVEHNKLRLVCKRWYRLLAGNFFYSLRKSLGMAEEWVYVIKRDRDGRISWHAFDPTYQLWQPLPPVPGEYSDALGFGCAVLSGCHLYLFGGKDPVKGSMRRVIFYSARTNKWHRAPDMLRKRHFFGSCVINNCLYVAGGECEGIQRTLRSAEVYDPNRNRWTFIADMSTAMVPFIGVIYDGKWFLKGLGSHREVLSEAYNPETNGWSPVNDGMVAGWRNPSISMNGRLYALDCRDGCKLRVYDEATDSWNKFIDSKLHLGSSRALEAAALVHLNGKLCIIRNNMSISMVDVSSPDKQVETNPHLWENIAGKGHFRTLFTNLWSSIAGRGGLKSHIVHCQVLQA from the exons ATGGACCAAACAATTGAGAGGTCACCAAATGCACATAGGGGTTTTAGAGTTCAAGCTCCACTG GTGGATTCCGTGTCATGCTATTGCAAGGTTGATTCGGGGTTTAAGACAGTTGCAGGGGCAAGAAAATTTGTCCCAGGATCGAAAATTTGCATCCAGCCAGACATTAATCCTCACGCGCACAAGACTAAAAACTCCCGTAGGGAGAGGTCAAGAGTGCAGCCACCTCTTCTGCCTGGTCTACCAGATGATCTTGCAATTGCTTGTCTAATACGTGTTCCTCGTGTTGAACACAACAAGCTCCGTTTAGTCTGCAAAAGGTGGTATCGGCTTCTTGCTGGAAACTTCTTTTACTCTCTCAGGAAGAGTCTTGGAATGGCGGAGGAGTGGGTATACGTGATTAAGAGAGATCGTGATGGAAGGATTTCATGGCATGCATTTGATCCAACCTACCAACTATGGCAGCCACTTCCACCTGTTCCGGGGGAATACAGTGATGCCCTTGGATTTGGTTGTGCTGTTCTCAGTGGTTGCCATCTCTACTTGTTTGGAGGAAAGGATCCGGTCAAGGGGTCTATGCGACGGGTAATCTTTTATAGTGCTCGAACGAATAAATGGCACAGAGCACCAGACATGCTTCGTAAACGTCATTTCTTTGGTTCTTGTGTAATCAACAATTGTCTTTATGTTGCTGGTGGGGAATGTGAAGGAATCCAAAGAACTCTCCGTTCAGCTGAAGTATATGACCCCAATAGGAACCGGTGGACCTTTATTGCTGATATGAGCACAGCTATGGTGCCCTTTATTGGCGTTATTTATGATGGGAAATGGTTTTTAAAAGGGCTGGGATCCCACAGAGAAGTTCTAAGTGAAGCCTATAATCCGGAAACCAATGGATGGAGCCCTGTCAATGACGGGATGGTTGCTGGTTGGCGCAACCCAAGCATCTCGATGAATGGTCGTCTTTATGCTTTGGACTGTCGTGATGGGTGTAAACTTAGAGTATATGATGAAGCCACagactcatggaataaattcatCGACAGCAAGCTCCATCTTGGAAGTTCTCGTGCATTAGAGGCTGCAGCTCTGGTTCATCTTAATGGTAAACTCTGTATAATTCGTAACAACATGAGCATTAGTATGGTTGATGTATCCAGCCCTGATAAACAAGTGGAAACTAATCCGCATCTTTGGGAGAACATTGCTGGTAAAGGTCACTTCAGAACTCTATTTACTAATTTATGGTCAAGCATAGCAGGTCGAGGAGGGTTGAAGAGCCATATTGTGCATTGTCAGGTGCTACAAGCCTGA
- the LOC107873859 gene encoding F-box/kelch-repeat protein At1g55270 isoform X4, whose amino-acid sequence MVDSVSCYCKVDSGFKTVAGARKFVPGSKICIQPDINPHAHKTKNSRRERSRVQPPLLPGLPDDLAIACLIRVPRVEHNKLRLVCKRWYRLLAGNFFYSLRKSLGMAEEWVYVIKRDRDGRISWHAFDPTYQLWQPLPPVPGEYSDALGFGCAVLSGCHLYLFGGKDPVKGSMRRVIFYSARTNKWHRAPDMLRKRHFFGSCVINNCLYVAGGECEGIQRTLRSAEVYDPNRNRWTFIADMSTAMVPFIGVIYDGKWFLKGLGSHREVLSEAYNPETNGWSPVNDGMVAGWRNPSISMNGRLYALDCRDGCKLRVYDEATDSWNKFIDSKLHLGSSRALEAAALVHLNGKLCIIRNNMSISMVDVSSPDKQVETNPHLWENIAGKGHFRTLFTNLWSSIAGRGGLKSHIVHCQVLQA is encoded by the exons ATG GTGGATTCCGTGTCATGCTATTGCAAGGTTGATTCGGGGTTTAAGACAGTTGCAGGGGCAAGAAAATTTGTCCCAGGATCGAAAATTTGCATCCAGCCAGACATTAATCCTCACGCGCACAAGACTAAAAACTCCCGTAGGGAGAGGTCAAGAGTGCAGCCACCTCTTCTGCCTGGTCTACCAGATGATCTTGCAATTGCTTGTCTAATACGTGTTCCTCGTGTTGAACACAACAAGCTCCGTTTAGTCTGCAAAAGGTGGTATCGGCTTCTTGCTGGAAACTTCTTTTACTCTCTCAGGAAGAGTCTTGGAATGGCGGAGGAGTGGGTATACGTGATTAAGAGAGATCGTGATGGAAGGATTTCATGGCATGCATTTGATCCAACCTACCAACTATGGCAGCCACTTCCACCTGTTCCGGGGGAATACAGTGATGCCCTTGGATTTGGTTGTGCTGTTCTCAGTGGTTGCCATCTCTACTTGTTTGGAGGAAAGGATCCGGTCAAGGGGTCTATGCGACGGGTAATCTTTTATAGTGCTCGAACGAATAAATGGCACAGAGCACCAGACATGCTTCGTAAACGTCATTTCTTTGGTTCTTGTGTAATCAACAATTGTCTTTATGTTGCTGGTGGGGAATGTGAAGGAATCCAAAGAACTCTCCGTTCAGCTGAAGTATATGACCCCAATAGGAACCGGTGGACCTTTATTGCTGATATGAGCACAGCTATGGTGCCCTTTATTGGCGTTATTTATGATGGGAAATGGTTTTTAAAAGGGCTGGGATCCCACAGAGAAGTTCTAAGTGAAGCCTATAATCCGGAAACCAATGGATGGAGCCCTGTCAATGACGGGATGGTTGCTGGTTGGCGCAACCCAAGCATCTCGATGAATGGTCGTCTTTATGCTTTGGACTGTCGTGATGGGTGTAAACTTAGAGTATATGATGAAGCCACagactcatggaataaattcatCGACAGCAAGCTCCATCTTGGAAGTTCTCGTGCATTAGAGGCTGCAGCTCTGGTTCATCTTAATGGTAAACTCTGTATAATTCGTAACAACATGAGCATTAGTATGGTTGATGTATCCAGCCCTGATAAACAAGTGGAAACTAATCCGCATCTTTGGGAGAACATTGCTGGTAAAGGTCACTTCAGAACTCTATTTACTAATTTATGGTCAAGCATAGCAGGTCGAGGAGGGTTGAAGAGCCATATTGTGCATTGTCAGGTGCTACAAGCCTGA
- the LOC107873859 gene encoding F-box/kelch-repeat protein At1g55270 isoform X3, which translates to MIYFLVDSVSCYCKVDSGFKTVAGARKFVPGSKICIQPDINPHAHKTKNSRRERSRVQPPLLPGLPDDLAIACLIRVPRVEHNKLRLVCKRWYRLLAGNFFYSLRKSLGMAEEWVYVIKRDRDGRISWHAFDPTYQLWQPLPPVPGEYSDALGFGCAVLSGCHLYLFGGKDPVKGSMRRVIFYSARTNKWHRAPDMLRKRHFFGSCVINNCLYVAGGECEGIQRTLRSAEVYDPNRNRWTFIADMSTAMVPFIGVIYDGKWFLKGLGSHREVLSEAYNPETNGWSPVNDGMVAGWRNPSISMNGRLYALDCRDGCKLRVYDEATDSWNKFIDSKLHLGSSRALEAAALVHLNGKLCIIRNNMSISMVDVSSPDKQVETNPHLWENIAGKGHFRTLFTNLWSSIAGRGGLKSHIVHCQVLQA; encoded by the exons ATGATATATTTTTTG GTGGATTCCGTGTCATGCTATTGCAAGGTTGATTCGGGGTTTAAGACAGTTGCAGGGGCAAGAAAATTTGTCCCAGGATCGAAAATTTGCATCCAGCCAGACATTAATCCTCACGCGCACAAGACTAAAAACTCCCGTAGGGAGAGGTCAAGAGTGCAGCCACCTCTTCTGCCTGGTCTACCAGATGATCTTGCAATTGCTTGTCTAATACGTGTTCCTCGTGTTGAACACAACAAGCTCCGTTTAGTCTGCAAAAGGTGGTATCGGCTTCTTGCTGGAAACTTCTTTTACTCTCTCAGGAAGAGTCTTGGAATGGCGGAGGAGTGGGTATACGTGATTAAGAGAGATCGTGATGGAAGGATTTCATGGCATGCATTTGATCCAACCTACCAACTATGGCAGCCACTTCCACCTGTTCCGGGGGAATACAGTGATGCCCTTGGATTTGGTTGTGCTGTTCTCAGTGGTTGCCATCTCTACTTGTTTGGAGGAAAGGATCCGGTCAAGGGGTCTATGCGACGGGTAATCTTTTATAGTGCTCGAACGAATAAATGGCACAGAGCACCAGACATGCTTCGTAAACGTCATTTCTTTGGTTCTTGTGTAATCAACAATTGTCTTTATGTTGCTGGTGGGGAATGTGAAGGAATCCAAAGAACTCTCCGTTCAGCTGAAGTATATGACCCCAATAGGAACCGGTGGACCTTTATTGCTGATATGAGCACAGCTATGGTGCCCTTTATTGGCGTTATTTATGATGGGAAATGGTTTTTAAAAGGGCTGGGATCCCACAGAGAAGTTCTAAGTGAAGCCTATAATCCGGAAACCAATGGATGGAGCCCTGTCAATGACGGGATGGTTGCTGGTTGGCGCAACCCAAGCATCTCGATGAATGGTCGTCTTTATGCTTTGGACTGTCGTGATGGGTGTAAACTTAGAGTATATGATGAAGCCACagactcatggaataaattcatCGACAGCAAGCTCCATCTTGGAAGTTCTCGTGCATTAGAGGCTGCAGCTCTGGTTCATCTTAATGGTAAACTCTGTATAATTCGTAACAACATGAGCATTAGTATGGTTGATGTATCCAGCCCTGATAAACAAGTGGAAACTAATCCGCATCTTTGGGAGAACATTGCTGGTAAAGGTCACTTCAGAACTCTATTTACTAATTTATGGTCAAGCATAGCAGGTCGAGGAGGGTTGAAGAGCCATATTGTGCATTGTCAGGTGCTACAAGCCTGA
- the LOC107873859 gene encoding F-box/kelch-repeat protein At1g55270 isoform X1, which yields MDQTIERSPNAHRGFRVQAPLVKFLRNVKLFKEFFEFLPSIGINMLTGFTDLKIHLCVLCNIEELYKQTSLDTTVDSVSCYCKVDSGFKTVAGARKFVPGSKICIQPDINPHAHKTKNSRRERSRVQPPLLPGLPDDLAIACLIRVPRVEHNKLRLVCKRWYRLLAGNFFYSLRKSLGMAEEWVYVIKRDRDGRISWHAFDPTYQLWQPLPPVPGEYSDALGFGCAVLSGCHLYLFGGKDPVKGSMRRVIFYSARTNKWHRAPDMLRKRHFFGSCVINNCLYVAGGECEGIQRTLRSAEVYDPNRNRWTFIADMSTAMVPFIGVIYDGKWFLKGLGSHREVLSEAYNPETNGWSPVNDGMVAGWRNPSISMNGRLYALDCRDGCKLRVYDEATDSWNKFIDSKLHLGSSRALEAAALVHLNGKLCIIRNNMSISMVDVSSPDKQVETNPHLWENIAGKGHFRTLFTNLWSSIAGRGGLKSHIVHCQVLQA from the exons ATGGACCAAACAATTGAGAGGTCACCAAATGCACATAGGGGTTTTAGAGTTCAAGCTCCACTG GTGAAATTCTTGCGGAATGTGAAACTTTTCAAGGAGTTCTTTGAATTTTTGCCCTCAATTGGTATCAACATGCTTACGGGGTTTACCGATTTGAAGATTCATCTTTGTGTCCTCTGCAACATTGAAGAGCTATACAAACAAACTAGCCTGGACACCACg GTGGATTCCGTGTCATGCTATTGCAAGGTTGATTCGGGGTTTAAGACAGTTGCAGGGGCAAGAAAATTTGTCCCAGGATCGAAAATTTGCATCCAGCCAGACATTAATCCTCACGCGCACAAGACTAAAAACTCCCGTAGGGAGAGGTCAAGAGTGCAGCCACCTCTTCTGCCTGGTCTACCAGATGATCTTGCAATTGCTTGTCTAATACGTGTTCCTCGTGTTGAACACAACAAGCTCCGTTTAGTCTGCAAAAGGTGGTATCGGCTTCTTGCTGGAAACTTCTTTTACTCTCTCAGGAAGAGTCTTGGAATGGCGGAGGAGTGGGTATACGTGATTAAGAGAGATCGTGATGGAAGGATTTCATGGCATGCATTTGATCCAACCTACCAACTATGGCAGCCACTTCCACCTGTTCCGGGGGAATACAGTGATGCCCTTGGATTTGGTTGTGCTGTTCTCAGTGGTTGCCATCTCTACTTGTTTGGAGGAAAGGATCCGGTCAAGGGGTCTATGCGACGGGTAATCTTTTATAGTGCTCGAACGAATAAATGGCACAGAGCACCAGACATGCTTCGTAAACGTCATTTCTTTGGTTCTTGTGTAATCAACAATTGTCTTTATGTTGCTGGTGGGGAATGTGAAGGAATCCAAAGAACTCTCCGTTCAGCTGAAGTATATGACCCCAATAGGAACCGGTGGACCTTTATTGCTGATATGAGCACAGCTATGGTGCCCTTTATTGGCGTTATTTATGATGGGAAATGGTTTTTAAAAGGGCTGGGATCCCACAGAGAAGTTCTAAGTGAAGCCTATAATCCGGAAACCAATGGATGGAGCCCTGTCAATGACGGGATGGTTGCTGGTTGGCGCAACCCAAGCATCTCGATGAATGGTCGTCTTTATGCTTTGGACTGTCGTGATGGGTGTAAACTTAGAGTATATGATGAAGCCACagactcatggaataaattcatCGACAGCAAGCTCCATCTTGGAAGTTCTCGTGCATTAGAGGCTGCAGCTCTGGTTCATCTTAATGGTAAACTCTGTATAATTCGTAACAACATGAGCATTAGTATGGTTGATGTATCCAGCCCTGATAAACAAGTGGAAACTAATCCGCATCTTTGGGAGAACATTGCTGGTAAAGGTCACTTCAGAACTCTATTTACTAATTTATGGTCAAGCATAGCAGGTCGAGGAGGGTTGAAGAGCCATATTGTGCATTGTCAGGTGCTACAAGCCTGA